The genomic interval GCTCCGGAGTTGCTGGGCGCCATCGCAGTGGCGGCCTACTCCTACATGGCTCTGGTACCGGTGATCCAACCACCAGTCATGCGCCTGCTCACGACGCAAAAGGAACGCCGCATTCGCATGAAATCCTTACGCAAGGTCAGTCGCACGGAGAAGCTCGTGTTTGCGGTCATGGTCATGAGCTTCTGTCTTTTGTTTGTGCCAGATGCGGCTCCACTCATTTCGATGCTGTTCATCGGAAATCTCATTCGTGAGAGTGGAGTGACGGATCGCCTGGCAAAAGCGGCACAGAATGAAATCATCAACATTGTGACGATTTTCCTCGGGTTGACAGTGGGATTGAAGATGTCTTCAGCCAATTTTCTGGATGCGAAAACCCTGGGCATCCTGCTCTTGGGTATCGTAGCGTTTGTTGTGGCAACCGCTTCGGGAGTGATCATGGCAAAGCTGATGAACCTGATCTGGCGCAACAACCCGGTGAACCCATTGATTGGTTCTGCAGGTGTTTCCGCTGTCCCCATGGCCGCGCGGGTGAGTCATGTTGAGGGACAGAAGGCCGACAAGGGCAATTTCCTTCTGATGCACGCCATGGGACCCAATGTTGCCGGCGTCATCGGATCGGCACTGGCTGCAGGGTATTTCATTTCAGCACTTGGCGGGCTTTAGTTGCCGAACTGATTTATCTGCCAATTTTCACAAAAAGGCCGCGCTTGTGTGATAACGAGCGCGGCCTTTTTTGGGGGGTGGAAAAGTATGGGATTTGGAAATCAGAAGGCTCCGAACTTGCCCAGCAGCACACCCGCTGCGATGGCGGAACCGATGACGCCGGCAACATTGGGGGCCATGGCATGCATCAGGAGGAAATTGTTGGGATCCTCCTTGTGACCGACATGCTGCACGACGCGGGCAGAGTCGGGAACGGCCGAAACGCCTGCGGCACCAATCAGTGGGTTGAGTTTGTTGTCTCCCTTGAGGAACAGATTCATGAACTTCGCAAAAATGACTCCGCTTGCGGTTGCCACTGCAAACGCAAGTGCACCGAGGGCGAAGATTTTGACGGAGTCAATGGTGAGGAAATATTTGGCCTGTGTGGATGCTCCGACACAGAAGCCGAGCAAAATGGTCACGATATCAATCATGGCATTGCGGGCTGTGTTTGCCAGACGCTCCGTAACGCAGCTTTCCTTGAGCAGGTTGCCGAAGCAGAGCATGCCAACGAGCGGGATGGAGCCGGGTGCGATCAATGCGCAGATGATGAACGTGCCAATCGGGAAGAGGATTTTTTCCTTTTTGCTGACGACTCTGGGGGCCTTCATGCGCATCAGGCGCTCCTTTCGGGTTGTGAGCAGTTTCATGATCGGTGGCTGAATCACGGGCACCAGTGCCATGTAGGAGTAGGCGGCAACTGCGATCGCTCCGAGCAGGTGAGGAGCGAGTTGGGAGGAAAGAAAGATGGCGGTAGGTCCATCAGCTCCGCCGATGATGGCGGTGGAAGCTGCCTCTTTGCCGGAAAAACCCAACAGGAGTGCACCGATGAGCGTCAGGAAAATCCCCGTTTGAGCAGCGGCACCCAGCAAGACCAGTTTGGGGTTGGACAGCATGGTTGAGAAATCGGTCATCGCCCCAATTCCCAGAAAAATGAGTGGCGGATAGATGCCCTGTCCGACACCAAAGTAAAGGATGTTGATGACACTGCCTTCATCCAGATAGCCCAGATTCATACCGGGAATCGAAGGAATGATGTTGCCCACGAGAATGCCAAAGCCAATGGGCACCAGAAGCAGGGGTTCGTAGTCCTTGGCAATCGCGAGGTAGATAAAGACAAAGGCGATGAGAATCATCAGCAGGTTCTGCCAGGTCAGGTTGGCAAAACCGGTGGTTTGGAAAAAATCAATGAGTGTGTCCATGGATATTTGTAGATTGGGGTCACACGGGGGCTTACCCGATACTGAGCAGCTCCGCTCCCTGGCTGACGGCGTCTCCGGGGTTTACCGAAACCGCAATCACCGCACCATCGACATGGGCATTGATGACGTTTTCCATCTTCATGGCTTCCATCTTGAGCACGGGTTGTCCCTTGCGAACGGTATCTCCCACCTTGACAAACACTTCCATGATCGCACCTGGAATGGGTGCTGTGACCGGGGATCCGCCTGAGACCGATGACGGAGCGGGTGTGGCAGTGGCAGACTTGGAAGACGGCGTTGCACCGGGCTTTGCCTGCGGTGCTTTAGCGGGAATGGGTCGGGTCCGTCCCGCCATGTCGTCGCCGACGCTCTTGACATTGACCTTGTAGGTGGTGCCGTCGATTTCGAGTTCTGCCGCATCGAGGGAGAAGGATTTGACTTGGACTTTGTAGCTCTTGTCCTTGATCGAAAGTTCGTAGGTTTTCATGGATTCAGCTCAGTTTTCGGGTTGCGAGAGTGCGCATCTTTCCGGCGACACCCCAGGCTTGTTGGTTTTCATCCCTGCGGATGGTCAGTTTGGTGTAGTCGGTCAGTTGCTCGTATTCCTGTTCGGCTGCGATCACGTAGGCAATGACCGCTTGCAGCTCGGGCGAAAGCGAAGCGGGTGCGGAAGTGGATGCTGAGGTTTGCGCCGCCGATTTGGCGGTGTCTGACGTTGTAGTTGTTGGGCGGGGTTTGCGCTTTCCACTGAGCAACGGCAGCAGCGAAATATAGGCGAACGTGAGCACGAGTCCGGTGAAGACGATCAACATGCCAAAAATTGAGATTTCGACTCCGTTTTCGGCGCTCACGTTGTCCCATCCGTAGTTGCGTTCGGACGGCACGCTTGCGTGCTGGGTGGTTGTTGAAGCCGGAGCCTGTACTTCCTGCGATTGCAGGTTGAGTGATGTCTGCGTCTCCATGGTCAAAGCGGGATGTTTCCGTGTTTTTTGGGTGGATTCGAATCCTGCTTGCCCTCGAGCATGCTCAGCGCTTTGCAGATGCGGAGGCGGGTGCGCAGCGGGCGGATGATGTCATCGATATAGCCGCGTTTGGCCGCCTCATACGGATTTGCGAAATTCTGTGTGTATTCCTCCTGTTTTTGTGCAAAAACTTGCGCCCCTTGTTCTCCTGCAGCGGCTACCTCACGTGCGTAGAGGATTTCGGTGGCTCCTTTGGCACCCATGACCGCAATCTCGGCGCTGGGCCAGGCGTAGTTGATGTCGCCACGCAGGTGTTTGGAACTCATCACGCAGTAGGCACCACCATAGGATTTACGGGTTGTGATCGTGATCTTTGGAACGGTGGCTTCGGCGTAGGCATAGAGCAGTTTGGCTCCGTTTCGGATGATGCCGCGGTGTTCCTGATAGGTGCCGGGCATGAAGCCGGGAACATCGACGAAAGTGACAACCGGAATGTTAAAACAGTCACAAAATCGCACAAAGCGTGCTCCCTTGATGGATGCATTGTTGTCCAGTACCCCTGCGAGCACCTGAGGCTGATTGGCCACAATGCCAACAGCTGTTCCGTTGTAGCGTCCAAACCCGACGATGAGGTTGTCCGCATAGTGGGGTTGAATCTCGAAAAAGTGGCCGTCATCCACCGTCAGCTTGATAACCTGTTTCATGTCGTAGGCATGATTGGGATTGTCGGGCAGGATGGCATTGAGTTCGGGAATTTCCCTGTCGCAGGGATCGTCAGTCTCCAGCCTGGGCGTCTGCGCCAGGTTGTTCTGGGGAATGAAACTGAACAACTCCCGCATCATGGCGATGGTTTCTTCTTCCGACGCAGCCGAGAGGTGGGCAACGCCGCTGGTTGTCGTGTGAACCGAGGCTCCACCAAGTCCCTCTACGTCTACATCTTCATGCGTGACGGCCTTCACGACCTTAGGACCCGTCAGGAACATGTAGCTGTTTTTCTCCACCATCAGCGTGAAGTCGGTCAAGGCAGGCGAATACACTGCACCGCCAGCGCAGGGACCGAAGATGCCTGAGATTTGGGGAATCACTCCCGATGCCATGACATTGCGCAGAAAGATGTCGGTGTAACCTGCCAGGCTTTCGATTCCCTCCTGGATGCGCGCTCCCCCTGAATCGTTCAATCCGATGACCGGTGCGCCATTTTTCATGGCCATGTCCATGATCTTGCAGATTTTTTCGGCGTAGGTTTCTGACAGGGAACCTCCAAACACGGTAAAGTCTTGAGAAAAAACATATACCAGACGGCCATCAATTGTTCCATAACCTGTGATGACACCGTCACCGGGGAATTGTTTGGAGGCCATCCCAAAGTTCTGACACCGGTGTTCCTTGAACATGTCAAACTCCTCAAATGATCCTTCATCGAGCAACATTTGAATGCGTTCCCGGGCGGTGAAGCGGCCTTTGGCGTGGTGTTTGGCTATGCGATCTTCTCCGCCGCCCAAGCTCGCCTCGCGTCGCTTGTTCATGAGGAGCTGTATCTTTTCGTCCATTTGACTCATGGTGTGTGGTGTTTGTGAGATATGGTGGTTTTGTGTTGTGAAAAAAACTTCGTATAACCTTCGATTTTTGCAAACGAAAGGATTGAAGTGTGAAAAGGGGAAAGATGGGGTGGGGGCTGTAGGAAAAATGCGGTTGATCAGGCGTTGTAGTAGACCTGATACATCGTACGACGTCCGAGCAATTGGTCAATTTTGTCCTGAATTGCCATGCGACTGTCATTGTGGAGCCATTCATCCCAGTTGGATTCGTTGTTCCAGGTACTGATCACGATGTATTCCTCAGGGTCATCCGCATTCATGAGGGTTTCACCTGAGACATATCCCCTTTGAGCCAGTGCAAGTGAGCGCATCTCGAGCAACAGGGGTTTGAGTTCGTTCGCTTTTTCAGCGGGAACCCGGCGGTACAGAATCACTTTGATTGCCATGGTATCGTAGGGGTTGGGGTATTAGGCCTTGGTGTTTTGGTGTTCGCATTGTTTAGTAAAACTAATGCACGGCTTGGCTCAACCCTAATCTGTCTGCGGGGGTGCGATTCTGGGAATCCCGAATGCAACGCATCGAATCGGGCATTATTCAGAAACATTTCTCTGGATGGATGTCGACAGCATGCTGGGGTCCTTGGGAACCCAGAGTGGCCCAGAGAGAACTCCGTCTGGCGCATCCTGCATGGAATCCACGGTTGAGGGGCCAACACCTTCGTTGAACTGAAACCACCCGACGAGTCCGCTGCGGTCTGACTCCTCGACAAAGAGTGATGTTTGGCGAATGGAGTCTGCATCGCGAGCGACATTCCACAAACGGACCCAATCGATCACACCATCAAAGGCACGGTCGGATTGCTGGCGTTCTCCGATGAAAAGCGGGTGTTCGCGGGAAGCCAGTGGACCGCCGAAAGAATCCACATTGAGCTCCACCTCCACAGGTTTCCCATCGATAAAAAGATGGATTTGCTGTCCGTCGTAGGTGGCGGCGACACGATACCAGCGATTCAGCGCGATACTGCCTTTTGGCGAGTTTCCGGCGACAAGGGTTCCATCTGGCATTTCAATCGCAAAGACCAGACAGTGATCCGGGTAGAAGGAATTGTTGGTTCCGTTGACAAACAGGCTGTAGGTGTCGCGATCCAGAATGCGTCCATATCCGATATCTCCGAATTCACCGTAGGAGCGCAGGTAAAAGGAACCCTCTAGCGTGAGGGACTGGGTCAGGTTGTAGGCAGGTCTGTCCTCAAAGCGAACGGCATCATTATTTCCGTCGAACAGCAATGCAAAATCGGAGTCGGCAGAAGTGAACACGCGGACTGTGGTGCTGAATTCGCCATGCGTATCATCGGTGATGGTGTAGCGAAAACTCTCGTGCCCAATGAAGTCCTCTGCGGGGGTGTAAGTGATCAAATCGCCTTCGAGCACCGCTGTTCCGTTTGCAGGGTTCTCAATTTCCAGCACACGAATCGCATCATCAGAACGGTCAAAATCGTTGAGAAGAATGGGGATCGATACACTTCCTCCCCGCGAAACCACGGCCTGGTCCGGCAGGGCAACAGGGCCGGGGTGGATGACTTGCACGCTTGCGTTTGATGTGCCGCCGCTAGCGTCTGCGATGGTGTAGCCGATGCGGTCGATTCCCAGAAACTGACTGGGATCCGGTGTGTATTGCAACTCCTGGTTGGGTGTGATGCTCACCTCTCCCACTTCTCCCTGATAGAGTGAAATGATGGAGAGGGCATCGCCATCGGGGTCGGAATCATTCGCCAGTACGGGTAGCGGCAGGCTGAAGTCGGTCTGAATGAAGCGATCATCCAATGCCATTGGCGCCCTGTTGCGGCGATCATCCAATTCGGTTCCAAAAATGCGCAGATTCCAGCGGTTCAGTGAACCCGTGCCTCCACTGTCAAGATCCTCAATGCGCAGGGTCCAGGTGCCCATTGAGCTTTCATCCCAGAACTGCACGGAGTTGAAGTCCCACTCGGCATAGCTGCCGATGGCATCATCGTGTGGGTGGGACAAAACGCTCTCGGTTCCCGACGGAGATATGAGGGTGATGCGCAAATCACCCCAATCCGAGTGCAATATTCTGGGGGTGAGGATGACCTGTTCGATGCGGAGGTTGCGACTGACTTCAATGGAGCTTTGAAGCGGTGTGCCGGATGAAGGGATAAACTGGGACACATTGCGGGAAGCAGTGGTGGATACCTCCGGGCCAACATTGCTCCAGACGACGGAGGCCTGGATCGCTGCTGAGGCATCCACGCGGCCAAATCCGTATTGGTCATTGAAATACAGGCCCGCTCCATTTTGCTGCCATCCTTCGTCATCCGCATCTACGCGCACGGCGGTTTTGGCGAGAATGTGTTGCACATCCCTCCAGCCGAGCAGTGGGTTTGCCTCGAGCATGAGTGCGATCACTCCAGACACCATGGGAGCGGCCGCCGAAGTGCCACTGAAGTTCGAAGTGTAGTCTCCGAGTGGATTGTATCCCCTGCTGCCAACCCGGTCGGTCGTGAAGATGCCAAGAGTTTGACCCCCGCTGGGTGCGCTGATCAGTAAGGGGGCACCTGTCTCGCTGTAACTGGCGCGTGTGCCTGCATTGCCAATCGCACCTACGGCGATGGTGTAGCGACTGTTGGCCCAGGAATTGTAGTTTACGTTGGATCCAAGTTCGTGGTCATTGCCTGCGGCAAAAACAAACAGGTT from Puniceicoccaceae bacterium carries:
- a CDS encoding sodium ion-translocating decarboxylase subunit beta, whose translation is MDTLIDFFQTTGFANLTWQNLLMILIAFVFIYLAIAKDYEPLLLVPIGFGILVGNIIPSIPGMNLGYLDEGSVINILYFGVGQGIYPPLIFLGIGAMTDFSTMLSNPKLVLLGAAAQTGIFLTLIGALLLGFSGKEAASTAIIGGADGPTAIFLSSQLAPHLLGAIAVAAYSYMALVPVIQPPIMKLLTTRKERLMRMKAPRVVSKKEKILFPIGTFIICALIAPGSIPLVGMLCFGNLLKESCVTERLANTARNAMIDIVTILLGFCVGASTQAKYFLTIDSVKIFALGALAFAVATASGVIFAKFMNLFLKGDNKLNPLIGAAGVSAVPDSARVVQHVGHKEDPNNFLLMHAMAPNVAGVIGSAIAAGVLLGKFGAF
- a CDS encoding biotin/lipoyl-containing protein, which codes for MKTYELSIKDKSYKVQVKSFSLDAAELEIDGTTYKVNVKSVGDDMAGRTRPIPAKAPQAKPGATPSSKSATATPAPSSVSGGSPVTAPIPGAIMEVFVKVGDTVRKGQPVLKMEAMKMENVINAHVDGAVIAVSVNPGDAVSQGAELLSIG
- a CDS encoding sodium ion-translocating decarboxylase subunit beta; this encodes MDTFFETLTSGGFSMLTWQMVVMWAVVIALLYLGIAKKFEPLLLVPIAMGALLANLPIEHIILKEPVFDEMGHLIEAGGLFYYIQQGVKLELFPPIIFLGVGALTDFGPLIANPRTLLLGAAAQFGIFATFLGAAGSGLFTINEAAAIGIIGGADGPTSIFVANKLAPELLGAIAVAAYSYMALVPVIQPPVMRLLTTQKERRIRMKSLRKVSRTEKLVFAVMVMSFCLLFVPDAAPLISMLFIGNLIRESGVTDRLAKAAQNEIINIVTIFLGLTVGLKMSSANFLDAKTLGILLLGIVAFVVATASGVIMAKLMNLIWRNNPVNPLIGSAGVSAVPMAARVSHVEGQKADKGNFLLMHAMGPNVAGVIGSALAAGYFISALGGL
- a CDS encoding acyl-CoA carboxylase subunit beta, coding for MSQMDEKIQLLMNKRREASLGGGEDRIAKHHAKGRFTARERIQMLLDEGSFEEFDMFKEHRCQNFGMASKQFPGDGVITGYGTIDGRLVYVFSQDFTVFGGSLSETYAEKICKIMDMAMKNGAPVIGLNDSGGARIQEGIESLAGYTDIFLRNVMASGVIPQISGIFGPCAGGAVYSPALTDFTLMVEKNSYMFLTGPKVVKAVTHEDVDVEGLGGASVHTTTSGVAHLSAASEEETIAMMRELFSFIPQNNLAQTPRLETDDPCDREIPELNAILPDNPNHAYDMKQVIKLTVDDGHFFEIQPHYADNLIVGFGRYNGTAVGIVANQPQVLAGVLDNNASIKGARFVRFCDCFNIPVVTFVDVPGFMPGTYQEHRGIIRNGAKLLYAYAEATVPKITITTRKSYGGAYCVMSSKHLRGDINYAWPSAEIAVMGAKGATEILYAREVAAAGEQGAQVFAQKQEEYTQNFANPYEAAKRGYIDDIIRPLRTRLRICKALSMLEGKQDSNPPKKHGNIPL
- a CDS encoding OadG family protein encodes the protein METQTSLNLQSQEVQAPASTTTQHASVPSERNYGWDNVSAENGVEISIFGMLIVFTGLVLTFAYISLLPLLSGKRKPRPTTTTSDTAKSAAQTSASTSAPASLSPELQAVIAYVIAAEQEYEQLTDYTKLTIRRDENQQAWGVAGKMRTLATRKLS
- a CDS encoding antibiotic biosynthesis monooxygenase family protein, which codes for MAIKVILYRRVPAEKANELKPLLLEMRSLALAQRGYVSGETLMNADDPEEYIVISTWNNESNWDEWLHNDSRMAIQDKIDQLLGRRTMYQVYYNA
- a CDS encoding S8 family serine peptidase produces the protein MMRCFQILQKTLLLWGVAWNCLAVHASPENGETDSTLTDHWVVRTSGEPLPASTLKTWNAQDLGAIGALDGFFTLDFSKSPMEADEIERALTSEPTILWHERQNRNLHASPQAATGNPTNNPSFGEAWHITNAGLRYGRRGEDLNLLPAWDWGLSGSGVLIAVIDTGVDMDHPDLEANIRSDLALNLNGSPVTDNDTERDPSHGTAVSGIITAVDNQIGSVGVAYGAHIVPIRYIGKSHTDAESAQALSHQHQIVAIYNNSWGPAVGSPDDDLVGMVGHDTLGNLALATGVRQGRAGRGNLFVFAAGNDHELGSNVNYNSWANSRYTIAVGAIGNAGTRASYSETGAPLLISAPSGGQTLGIFTTDRVGSRGYNPLGDYTSNFSGTSAAAPMVSGVIALMLEANPLLGWRDVQHILAKTAVRVDADDEGWQQNGAGLYFNDQYGFGRVDASAAIQASVVWSNVGPEVSTTASRNVSQFIPSSGTPLQSSIEVSRNLRIEQVILTPRILHSDWGDLRITLISPSGTESVLSHPHDDAIGSYAEWDFNSVQFWDESSMGTWTLRIEDLDSGGTGSLNRWNLRIFGTELDDRRNRAPMALDDRFIQTDFSLPLPVLANDSDPDGDALSIISLYQGEVGEVSITPNQELQYTPDPSQFLGIDRIGYTIADASGGTSNASVQVIHPGPVALPDQAVVSRGGSVSIPILLNDFDRSDDAIRVLEIENPANGTAVLEGDLITYTPAEDFIGHESFRYTITDDTHGEFSTTVRVFTSADSDFALLFDGNNDAVRFEDRPAYNLTQSLTLEGSFYLRSYGEFGDIGYGRILDRDTYSLFVNGTNNSFYPDHCLVFAIEMPDGTLVAGNSPKGSIALNRWYRVAATYDGQQIHLFIDGKPVEVELNVDSFGGPLASREHPLFIGERQQSDRAFDGVIDWVRLWNVARDADSIRQTSLFVEESDRSGLVGWFQFNEGVGPSTVDSMQDAPDGVLSGPLWVPKDPSMLSTSIQRNVSE